One window of the Cyprinus carpio isolate SPL01 unplaced genomic scaffold, ASM1834038v1 S000006749, whole genome shotgun sequence genome contains the following:
- the LOC109072335 gene encoding ephrin-A1-like codes for MDLMWLLYIAASTICALLASAERHTVFWNSTNPKFQQGSYAVEVRLNDYLDIVCPHYPLGEVPSQDAERYVLYMVDREDYDSCRPQSYDQMRWECGHPFAPHAPEKFSEKFQRFTPFTLGKEFRQGESYYYISKPLHHHGQECLRLRVDVVANDGSQEARVSTGGGTKGGTGGGAHTPSNRLPADDPVVALPEVQKSMRTNSAISIASWTVLTTLLPILLLLVLQ; via the exons ATGGATCTGATGTGGCTTTTATACATAGCAGCGAGTACTATCTGCGCTTTGCTCGCCTCTGCTGAGAGACACACTGTTTTCTGGAATAGTACCAACCCTAA GTTCCAGCAGGGCAGCTATGCGGTTGAGGTACGCCTGAACGACTACCTGGACATCGTTTGCCCTCACTACCCACTGGGTGAAGTGCCATCACAGGACGCCGAGCGCTATGTTCTCTATATGGTGGATCGTGAAGACTATGACTCCTGCCGCCCACAATCCTACGACCAGATGCGCTGGGAATGCGGCCACCCTTTCGCCCCACACGCACCCGAGAAGTTCTCGGAGAAGTTCCAGCGTTTCACGCCATTCACTCTGGGAAAAGAGTTCCGACAGGGCGAGAGCTACTACTACATCT CCAAACCACTGCACCACCACGGACAGGAGTGTCTGAGACTCCGAGTGGACGTAGTTGCCAATGATG GTTCTCAAGAAGCCAGGGTCAGCACAGGAGGCGGAACCAAGGGGGGCACAGGGGGAGGAGCTCACACACCATCTAATCGGTTACCAGCAG ATGATCCTGTTGTGGCTCTTCCTGAAGTACAGAAAAGCATGCGGACAAACTCCGCCATTTCAATAGCATCCTGGACTGTTCTCACAACTCTACTCCCCATTTTATTATTGCTGGTCTTACAGTGA
- the LOC109072336 gene encoding dolichol-phosphate mannosyltransferase subunit 3-like — MTKILEWLLGVSLIGVAWGLVTFTSFDLQLPPQYRELAWPMPVYLLVVFGCYSLATVGYRVATFNDCEDAAKELQAQIKEAKEDLKKKGLKM; from the coding sequence ATGACAAAGATTCTGGAGTGGCTTCTTGGTGTGTCACTGATTGGTGTGGCATGGGGACTCGTTACCTTTACCTCCTTTGATTTGCAGTTGCCTCCCCAGTATAGAGAGCTGGCGTGGCCCATGCCTGTATATCTGCTGGTGGTGTTTGGGTGTTATTCACTGGCAACTGTCGGCTACCGTGTGGCCACGTTTAATGACTGTGAGGATGCGGCCAAAGAGTTGCAAGCCCAAATAAAAGAAGCCAAAGAGGATTTAAAGAAGAAGGGATTGAAGATGTGA